A region of the Sporolituus thermophilus DSM 23256 genome:
CATAATGGCTGTGCCGTACACGTCGATTATCGAACAAAACGCCGATGTTTACCGTCAGATATTTGGTAAAGAAGCTGTCCTTGAGCATCATAGTTCTTTTGTTCTGGACGGTGATGATGAAGATTCCCAACAGGCAATATATTATCGGCTGGCAGCTGAAAATTGGGATGCGCCGATTATTGTCACCACTACCGTGCAACTGTTTGCCAGCTTGTTTTCAAATAGACCGTCGGCATGCCGGCGGCTGCACAATATAGCCAAAAGTGTCATCATTTTGGACGAAGTTCAATCGTTGCCGCAAAAATATTTGCTGCCTATTCTCAATGTCTTACAAACCTTAGTGGACGACTGGCAGGTCACGGTGGTGTTATGCACGGCTACGCAACCCGCATTGGAGAAAAACAATTGGCTTGATGGGCTGGAGAATGTCCATGACATTATTCCGTCACCGGGGCGTTACTTTGAGATTATGCAGCGCGTTGAATATCATGTTTTAGCGGCACCGCTTACCTGGCAGCAGTTAGCGGAAAAAGTCTGTGAGCATCACCAGGTGTTAGTGGTAGTTAATACCAAAAAGGATGCATTGCAGTTAGTTGACTTATTACGGCATTATGGGAAAAAGGTTTTTCATCTTTCTACTTTACTTTGTGGCGAACATCGGCGGGATGTTTTGGCGAAAGTAAAGGCCGCATTGAAGGCACACCAAGAGTGCATATTGGTTTCCACCCAGGTTATTGAGGCAGGGGTTGATCTTGATTTTCCGGTATTGTATCGGGCGATGGGGCCTTTGGATAGGATTGTACAGGCGGCGGGCCGCTGTAATCGCGAAGGGCGGCTAACGGATGAAACCGGTTGTAACGTTAAAGGGAAAGTGTTTATATTTACGCCGGTTGATGGCCGCTTGCCAGCCGGTGAGTACAGTACAGCTACGCAAATAACGACAGCAATTTTAAATTCGGAAAGTTGCGACCTCAGTGATCCTAGACTCTTTAACCTATATTTCGAGCGACTAAGGTATGACTGTGTGCAGGATGCTGAAGGCATTCAAAATTTACGCAATCAATTTAACTTTCCGGAAGTAGCTAACCGCTTTCATCTAATCGACGATGTCAATAACGTGGCAGTGGCAGTGTGTTACGGACAAGGCACTGAAGTTATTGACCAACTTACCGACAAAATAAAATTTGGGCATCGGCAAATTGTGAGTCGTGAAGACTATCGTAAATTACAACCATATATTGTTAATATTACGCGTAATGATTTGCGAAACTTGAACAACCAGG
Encoded here:
- a CDS encoding CRISPR-associated helicase/endonuclease Cas3; translation: MIAHSANGLGKEQSLQEHLQGTAMLCAKFLARLGFENCGYLLGCIHDIGKASTAFQQYIRQIPNTAAKGPDHSSASAVWLVPKNNRLASLGLVTLSHHRGLVALSDFKRLIQQKGADSNIKNALQQFVWENKLLPLLPLASNELERFEQKYINDVDKAILSSELLLRLLFSCLVDADYLDTEAHFSPETANLRRHYHNKITITSLWEKLEQNQKRIDENVEQTPINRLRQEIYTQAVQAAAGERGIYRLTVPTGGGKTRTSMAFALRHALLHNLERVIMAVPYTSIIEQNADVYRQIFGKEAVLEHHSSFVLDGDDEDSQQAIYYRLAAENWDAPIIVTTTVQLFASLFSNRPSACRRLHNIAKSVIILDEVQSLPQKYLLPILNVLQTLVDDWQVTVVLCTATQPALEKNNWLDGLENVHDIIPSPGRYFEIMQRVEYHVLAAPLTWQQLAEKVCEHHQVLVVVNTKKDALQLVDLLRHYGKKVFHLSTLLCGEHRRDVLAKVKAALKAHQECILVSTQVIEAGVDLDFPVLYRAMGPLDRIVQAAGRCNREGRLTDETGCNVKGKVFIFTPVDGRLPAGEYSTATQITTAILNSESCDLSDPRLFNLYFERLRYDCVQDAEGIQNLRNQFNFPEVANRFHLIDDVNNVAVAVCYGQGTEVIDQLTDKIKFGHRQIVSREDYRKLQPYIVNITRNDLRNLNNQGLVTHWLEGVWLFTGKYDEVKGLTQEGFLPEELIF